One Pseudonocardia sediminis DNA window includes the following coding sequences:
- a CDS encoding Fpg/Nei family DNA glycosylase produces MPELPEVEALAHHLREHAIYRPVARVDLGGMSVLKTFDPPVSALVGRVITGAARYGKFLSVEFADRPDAPLYLLTHLSRAGWLRWHETASVTPPKPGRGPLQLRVHLDSVGGPGFDLTEAGTQKRLAVYLVPDPQQVPGVARLGPDALELGRDGLAELLAGDSRRLKTLLADQTTLAGIGNAYSDEILHTARLSPYATASRLKDADVDALSEALHAVLTDAVERSVGQGAATLKSEKRSGLRVHARTGLPCPVCGDTVREVSFAERSFQYCPTCQTGGKPLADRRLSRLVR; encoded by the coding sequence ATGCCTGAGCTGCCCGAGGTCGAGGCCCTGGCCCACCACCTGCGCGAACACGCGATCTACCGCCCGGTCGCGCGGGTCGACCTGGGCGGCATGAGCGTCCTGAAGACGTTCGACCCGCCGGTCTCGGCCCTGGTCGGACGGGTGATCACCGGGGCTGCGCGGTACGGGAAGTTCCTCTCCGTCGAGTTCGCCGACCGCCCGGACGCCCCGCTGTACCTGCTGACCCACCTGTCCCGGGCAGGGTGGCTGCGGTGGCACGAGACGGCGTCGGTCACCCCGCCCAAGCCCGGACGCGGGCCGTTGCAGCTGCGGGTGCACCTCGACTCCGTCGGCGGGCCCGGGTTCGACCTGACCGAGGCCGGCACCCAGAAGCGTCTCGCCGTCTACCTGGTCCCCGACCCGCAGCAGGTCCCCGGCGTGGCGCGGCTCGGCCCGGACGCGCTGGAGCTGGGACGCGACGGCCTCGCCGAGCTGCTGGCCGGGGACTCTCGGCGGCTCAAGACGCTGCTCGCGGACCAGACGACGCTGGCCGGCATCGGTAACGCCTACTCCGACGAGATCCTGCACACCGCCCGTCTGTCGCCCTACGCCACGGCCTCGCGCCTGAAGGACGCCGACGTCGACGCGCTGTCCGAGGCGCTGCACGCGGTGCTGACCGACGCCGTCGAGCGCTCGGTCGGGCAGGGCGCGGCGACGCTGAAGTCGGAGAAGCGCTCCGGCCTGCGGGTGCACGCGCGGACCGGCCTACCGTGCCCCGTCTGCGGGGACACCGTGCGGGAGGTGTCGTTCGCCGAAAGATCGTTCCAGTACTGTCCGACCTGCCAGACCGGTGGGAAGCCACTCGCCGACCGGCGGCTGTCCCGGTTGGTGAGGTAG
- a CDS encoding sensor histidine kinase produces the protein MGQVLLSPLAAVVIVVALAAIGILGFSIWWRRTKRNNVVSPLERATFSTLHTVALAAPVLREGLSSHSASQALPYLRQLLETTALAMTDNRSTVLAWNGEADQHQPDVQALADKVISTGRQELRSHTAIRCNRPGCVVRGIVVVPLESDGNIIGTLAALTGTTAGPPVLRATAEVARYVSSQLELAELDDSRDRLNRAEVRALRAQISPHFVYNALTTIASFIRTDPTRARELLIEFADFTRYSFRSAGEYTTLSDELNNIERYIRLEKARFGARLNIALQIDSEVLNVVLPFLALQPLVENAVRHGLSGKPNGGTITIRAENAGTECVIVVEDDGVGMDPARLNEDLDDAHLSGAHVGLGNVDDRMRSAFGDNFGLVVDTALGAGMKITLRVPKFRAGIRA, from the coding sequence GTGGGCCAGGTGTTGCTCTCCCCACTCGCCGCCGTCGTCATCGTCGTCGCGCTGGCGGCGATCGGGATCCTCGGCTTCTCGATCTGGTGGCGCCGCACCAAGCGCAACAACGTCGTCTCCCCACTCGAGCGGGCCACGTTCTCCACCCTGCACACGGTGGCGCTGGCCGCCCCGGTGCTGCGGGAGGGGCTCTCGTCGCACTCGGCGTCGCAGGCGCTGCCGTACCTGCGCCAGCTGCTGGAGACCACCGCGCTGGCCATGACCGACAACCGCAGCACCGTCCTGGCCTGGAACGGCGAGGCCGACCAGCACCAGCCCGACGTGCAGGCCCTGGCCGACAAGGTGATCTCCACCGGCCGTCAGGAGCTGCGCTCGCACACCGCGATCCGGTGCAACCGACCCGGCTGCGTCGTGCGCGGCATCGTGGTGGTGCCGCTGGAGAGCGACGGCAACATCATCGGGACGCTCGCGGCGCTGACCGGGACGACGGCCGGGCCCCCGGTGCTGCGCGCCACCGCCGAGGTCGCGCGGTACGTCTCCAGCCAGCTCGAGCTCGCCGAGCTCGACGACTCCCGCGACCGGCTCAACCGCGCCGAGGTCCGCGCGCTGCGGGCCCAGATCTCACCGCACTTCGTCTACAACGCGCTGACCACGATCGCGTCGTTCATCCGCACCGACCCGACCCGGGCGCGCGAGCTGCTGATCGAGTTCGCGGACTTCACCCGCTACTCGTTCCGCTCGGCCGGGGAGTACACGACCCTGTCCGACGAGCTGAACAACATCGAGCGCTACATCCGGCTGGAGAAGGCCCGCTTCGGCGCCCGGCTCAACATCGCGCTGCAGATCGACAGCGAGGTGCTCAACGTCGTGCTGCCGTTCCTGGCGCTGCAGCCGCTGGTGGAGAACGCGGTCCGGCACGGCCTGTCCGGCAAGCCGAACGGCGGCACGATCACGATCCGGGCGGAGAACGCCGGCACCGAGTGCGTGATCGTCGTCGAGGACGACGGCGTCGGCATGGACCCGGCCCGGCTCAACGAGGACCTCGACGACGCCCACCTCTCCGGGGCCCACGTCGGTCTGGGCAACGTCGACGACCGCATGCGCTCCGCGTTCGGGGACAACTTCGGCCTGGTCGTCGACACCGCCCTCGGCGCCGGCATGAAGATCACGCTGCGGGTGCCGAAGTTCCGGGCCGGCATCCGGGCCTGA
- a CDS encoding S49 family peptidase: protein MRIPDALSARLPGRLGESAGTDVVSMVRLHGVISAQPSPVPRSVISSASMDKVLERAFAPERLSAVALLINSPGGSATQSALVADRIRSLAAERSVPVLAFCEDVAASGGYWLACAADEIYAHPTSLVGSIGVISQGFGLEGLIERLGVERRLHTAGRSKARLDPFLPEKPEDVTWLRGLQDQLHEQFTGWVTERRGNKLATGTELFDGEVWTGARALELGLIDGLGTPREVLSRRFPDADQRPVESRKPLLARLGMGGPAASLPGSGDPGGWVLDALSAVETRAAWARFGL, encoded by the coding sequence CTGCGCATTCCGGACGCGTTGAGCGCGCGGCTGCCGGGCCGGCTGGGTGAGAGCGCCGGCACCGACGTCGTCTCCATGGTGCGGCTGCACGGTGTGATCAGCGCCCAGCCGTCGCCGGTCCCGAGGTCGGTGATCAGTTCCGCGTCGATGGACAAGGTCCTGGAACGCGCGTTCGCCCCGGAGCGGCTCTCCGCGGTGGCGCTGCTGATCAACTCCCCGGGCGGGTCGGCGACCCAGTCCGCGCTCGTGGCCGATCGGATCCGGTCACTCGCCGCCGAGCGCTCGGTGCCGGTGCTGGCGTTCTGCGAGGACGTGGCGGCCTCCGGCGGCTACTGGCTCGCCTGCGCCGCGGACGAGATCTACGCCCACCCGACCTCCCTGGTGGGGTCCATCGGGGTGATCAGCCAGGGGTTCGGGCTCGAGGGCCTGATCGAACGGCTGGGTGTGGAACGACGGCTGCACACCGCCGGGCGGTCCAAGGCGCGCCTGGACCCGTTCCTGCCGGAGAAGCCCGAGGACGTCACGTGGCTGCGCGGCCTGCAGGACCAGCTGCACGAGCAGTTCACCGGCTGGGTGACCGAGCGCCGGGGTAACAAGCTCGCCACCGGGACCGAACTCTTCGACGGTGAGGTCTGGACCGGCGCCCGTGCGCTGGAGCTGGGACTGATCGACGGGCTCGGGACCCCGCGCGAGGTGCTCTCGCGGCGGTTCCCGGACGCCGACCAGCGCCCGGTGGAGAGCCGCAAGCCGCTGCTCGCGCGACTCGGGATGGGGGGGCCGGCGGCCTCTCTGCCCGGCTCGGGCGACCCCGGCGGATGGGTGCTGGACGCGCTCTCCGCCGTCGAGACCCGGGCCGCCTGGGCCCGTTTCGGGTTGTGA
- a CDS encoding LytR/AlgR family response regulator transcription factor: protein MDSNDTTRGLVVLAVDDEQPALEEMAFLLGEDPRVDVVLTAGESNEALRILNSRQHVSSSGGALASAGSANPMTGTHVAEHTDVDVVFLDIRMPGLDGLELARVLSGMAVKPDVVFVTAHDDRAVDAYEIGAKDYLLKPLRTERLSAALDRIVDSRAAGGHVEPIRDDAGDDEVIPVELAGTTKLVPRSAVRYVEAQGDYARLHTTEGSHLVRIPLSVLEERWRDAGFVRIHRSFLVALPLVTELRLAGSGYVVRIGSGAETAELPVSRRHTRELKDRLVRATKQAWSQR, encoded by the coding sequence GTGGACAGCAACGACACCACTCGGGGACTGGTCGTGCTCGCGGTGGACGACGAGCAGCCCGCCCTCGAGGAGATGGCCTTCCTGCTGGGGGAGGACCCGAGGGTGGACGTCGTCCTCACCGCCGGGGAGTCCAACGAGGCCCTGCGCATCCTGAACAGCCGCCAGCACGTCAGCAGCTCCGGCGGGGCGCTGGCGAGCGCCGGCTCGGCGAACCCGATGACCGGCACGCACGTCGCCGAGCACACCGACGTCGACGTCGTGTTCCTCGACATCCGGATGCCCGGGCTGGACGGCCTCGAGCTCGCCCGGGTGCTCTCCGGGATGGCCGTGAAGCCCGACGTCGTGTTCGTGACCGCGCACGACGACCGCGCCGTGGACGCCTACGAGATCGGCGCCAAGGACTACCTGCTCAAGCCGCTGCGCACCGAACGCCTCTCGGCCGCGCTGGACCGGATCGTCGACTCCCGGGCCGCGGGCGGGCACGTGGAGCCGATCCGCGACGACGCCGGTGACGACGAGGTGATCCCGGTCGAGCTGGCCGGCACCACGAAGCTGGTCCCGCGCTCGGCCGTGCGCTACGTGGAGGCCCAGGGCGACTACGCCCGCCTGCACACCACCGAGGGCAGCCACCTCGTCCGGATCCCGCTGTCGGTGCTCGAGGAGCGCTGGCGCGACGCCGGCTTCGTGCGGATCCACCGGTCGTTCCTGGTCGCGTTGCCGTTGGTCACCGAGCTGCGCCTGGCCGGGTCCGGCTACGTCGTGCGGATCGGGTCCGGCGCGGAGACCGCCGAACTCCCGGTCAGCCGCCGGCACACCCGTGAGCTGAAGGACCGGCTCGTCCGGGCGACGAAGCAGGCGTGGAGCCAGAGGTGA